The Daucus carota subsp. sativus chromosome 2, DH1 v3.0, whole genome shotgun sequence genome includes a window with the following:
- the LOC108207302 gene encoding F-box protein At3g07870, with the protein MAPRKRCTKKSIKQHKVEEFGKEINQTSLIDTVSESLVANIIARLPIGSICAWRCVSKLFLKLISENWFTKLYAEMSPYITVVINTNFGVHLVELAKGYYRSYKSVIPINKAKIIGSYNGLLLILSPCEFLYSNDTCCSRQCFYLCNPILGQYVSLPKPSNKNYSFDGQRKEVYGLGFNTKIGNYMILRISTPIEPPHPIYKKRSEADVLIIGTNTWKRVGYLPYPSNQESLGVIVKGAFHWLFYNEMKSFTSLYAFNIVDERNYMITLPPNIGNDKVNMSVGVLNNCLCVFDNSHPAHFGIWSMKEYGVRESWDLKCILKASIPAGICKSTLHPVAALKDDGIIIKSGSGNFYFYDQKNMNFTRFEIDDVELLAEFNYLAIHSSNFCPVDLMSTGCVLDTKAGARCSSHISRRFRYFVKIS; encoded by the coding sequence ATGGCTCCGAGGAAAAGATGCACAAAGAAATCGATAAAGCAACACAAGGTGGAAGAATTTGGGAaagaaatcaatcaaacaagttTGATTGACACTGTATCAGAGTCACTCGTTGCGAACATTATTGCAAGACTCCCAATTGGTTCTATTTGTGCATGGAGGTGCGTAAGCAAATTATTTCTTAAATTGATTTCCGAAAATTGGTTTACTAAACTTTATGCTGAGATGTCCCCTTATATCACTGTTGTTATTAACACTAATTTTGGGGTTCATTTAGTCGAGCTTGCAAAGGGATATTATCGATCATATAAATCTGTAATCCCAATCAACAAAGCTAAGATTATCGGCTCCTACAATGGCTTGCTTCTTATTTTGAGTCCATGTGAATTTTTATATAGTAATGATACTTGTTGTTCTCGACAATGTTTTTACCTTTGCAACCCAATTTTGGGACAATATGTCAGCCTTCCAAAACCCAGTAACAAGAATTATAGCTTCGACGGGCAAAGGAAAGAAGTTTACGGGTTGGGTTTTAATACCAAAATTGGTAACTATATGATTTTAAGAATTTCAACACCAATTGAACCGCCGCACccgatttataaaaaaagatcaGAGGCTGATGTCCTAATTATTGGGACTAATACATGGAAGCGAGTGGGTTATCTTCCATATCCAAGTAATCAAGAATCTCTTGGTGTTATTGTGAAAGGAGCTTTTCATTGGTTGTTTTATAACGAGATGAAAAGTTTTACATCTTTGTATGCATTCAACATCGTGGATGAGCGAAACTATATGATCACATTACCTCCTAATATAGGTAACGACAAGGTTAATATGAGTGTTGGGGTGTTGAACaattgtttgtgtgtgtttgatAATTCACATCCTGCTCATTTCGGTATATGGTCGATGAAAGAGTATGGAGTTAGAGAGTCTTGGGATTTAAAGTGCATTTTGAAAGCCTCTATTCCTGCTGGTATATGTAAGTCAACACTTCACCCAGTAGCAGCTCTAAAGGATGATGGAATTATCATAAAGTCAGGAAGCGGTAACTTCTATTTTTATGATCAGAAGAATATGAATTTCACCAGGTTTGAAATTGATGATGTGGAACTCCTAGCTGAATTTAACTATCTCGCAATTCACTCATCAAACTTTTGTCCAGTCGATCTCATGTCAACCGGATGTGTGTTGGATACAAAAGCGGGTGCCAGATGTTCTTCACACATATCCAGACGATTCCGTTACTTTGTTAAGATAAGTTGA